One segment of Massilia sp. Se16.2.3 DNA contains the following:
- a CDS encoding zinc ribbon domain-containing protein, with protein sequence MSEMQFANNYRDLSNSTGVDAGFQFEFYCERCSDRWRTHFKPYRSAQASGWLQKGASMFGGLLGNAGSVLGSMAEAGWHSSRDEAFTEAVAAGKAHFNRCGNCHDYVCSQCFDTANGLCFNCAPNVQVKITQARAQGEVHAASEKATAEGQVRGGRHDVTADMQLVCSQCRAETHGAKFCPECGHKTAQQVACRACSTMLQPGTKFCTDCGERQA encoded by the coding sequence ATGTCCGAAATGCAGTTTGCCAACAACTACCGCGACCTGAGCAACTCGACAGGCGTCGACGCCGGTTTCCAGTTCGAGTTTTACTGCGAACGCTGCAGCGATCGCTGGCGTACCCACTTCAAGCCCTACCGCAGCGCCCAGGCTTCGGGCTGGCTGCAAAAGGGCGCCAGCATGTTCGGCGGTTTGCTGGGCAATGCCGGCAGCGTGCTCGGCAGCATGGCCGAAGCCGGCTGGCACTCGTCGCGCGACGAAGCCTTCACCGAAGCCGTGGCTGCCGGCAAGGCCCATTTCAACCGCTGCGGCAACTGCCATGACTATGTCTGCAGCCAGTGCTTCGACACGGCCAACGGCCTGTGCTTCAACTGCGCACCGAACGTGCAGGTGAAGATCACCCAGGCGCGCGCCCAGGGCGAGGTCCATGCGGCATCGGAAAAGGCGACTGCCGAAGGCCAGGTGCGCGGCGGGCGCCACGACGTGACGGCGGACATGCAGCTGGTCTGCTCGCAATGCCGGGCCGAGACCCACGGCGCGAAATTCTGCCCGGAGTGCGGCCACAAGACCGCGCAGCAGGTGGCCTGCCGCGCCTGCTCGACGATGCTGCAGCCCGGTACCAAGTTCTGTACCGACTGCGGCGAGCGCCAGGCTTGA
- a CDS encoding cache domain-containing protein, translated as MKPSSGFFRLTSLRSRLMLLVALAILPLALMTILGGVREREQAIRASEDNLRRLTSLAAANEAQSVERARQILVDLASVPDLLGPAPRCNALLADVLDRNEGYVNFGLIQLNGEVSCSAVPMLHPVNLGDRAHFKRAILERRFIAGDYVFGRVIRRHTINLTYPVIDRAGKVVAVVFAAMDLAGLDTFVADINLPPGSVLVTSDANGTIISRRPDPERWFGTKASTTMRDAMRSAGRRAVVIRDDDGIERLHTFARVGGPRCRTTPSPSACRSTA; from the coding sequence ATGAAACCATCAAGCGGCTTCTTCCGCCTTACCAGCCTGCGCAGCAGGCTGATGCTGCTGGTCGCCCTGGCGATCCTGCCGCTTGCCCTGATGACGATCCTGGGTGGCGTGCGCGAACGCGAACAGGCCATCCGCGCCTCCGAAGACAACCTGCGCCGCCTGACCAGCCTGGCCGCCGCCAACGAGGCGCAATCGGTCGAGCGCGCGCGCCAGATCCTGGTCGACCTGGCCAGCGTGCCCGATTTGCTGGGCCCTGCTCCGCGCTGCAATGCCCTGCTGGCCGACGTCCTCGACCGCAACGAAGGCTATGTCAACTTCGGCCTGATCCAGCTTAACGGCGAGGTCAGCTGCAGCGCCGTGCCGATGCTCCATCCGGTCAACCTGGGCGACCGCGCCCACTTCAAGCGCGCCATCCTCGAGCGCCGCTTCATCGCCGGCGACTACGTGTTCGGCCGCGTGATCCGGCGCCACACGATCAACCTCACCTATCCCGTGATCGACCGCGCCGGCAAGGTCGTGGCGGTGGTGTTCGCGGCCATGGACCTGGCGGGCCTGGACACCTTCGTCGCCGACATCAACCTGCCGCCCGGCTCGGTGCTGGTGACCTCCGACGCCAACGGCACCATCATTTCGCGCCGCCCCGACCCGGAGCGCTGGTTCGGCACCAAGGCCTCGACCACCATGCGCGACGCGATGCGCAGCGCCGGCCGGCGCGCCGTCGTGATCCGCGACGACGACGGCATCGAGCGCCTGCATACCTTTGCCCGCGTGGGGGGCCCGCGCTGTCGGACTACACCGTCACCATCGGCGTGCCGGTCGACAGCGTGA
- a CDS encoding (2Fe-2S)-binding protein has product MSRTTLNINGKPRQVDVEPDTPLLWALRDTLGLVGSKYGCGAGQCGACTVHVDGAPARSCLLPVSSLGKAKITTIEGLDKEHRHPLQLAWQELDVPQCGYCQAGQIMSACALLKQHPKPTDAQIDEAMAGNLCRCATYTRIRAGIHRAAEIAGNGKGKK; this is encoded by the coding sequence ATGAGTCGCACTACGCTGAACATCAATGGCAAGCCGCGCCAGGTCGATGTCGAACCGGATACCCCCCTGCTGTGGGCCCTGCGCGACACACTCGGCCTCGTCGGCAGCAAGTACGGCTGCGGCGCCGGCCAGTGCGGCGCCTGCACCGTGCACGTCGACGGCGCACCGGCCCGTTCGTGCCTGCTCCCCGTGTCCAGCCTGGGCAAGGCGAAGATCACGACCATCGAGGGCCTCGACAAGGAGCACCGCCATCCGCTCCAGCTCGCCTGGCAGGAACTGGACGTGCCGCAATGCGGCTACTGCCAGGCCGGCCAGATCATGAGCGCCTGCGCCCTCCTGAAACAGCATCCGAAACCGACCGACGCCCAGATCGACGAGGCCATGGCCGGCAACCTGTGCCGCTGCGCCACCTATACCCGCATTCGCGCCGGCATCCACCGTGCCGCCGAGATCGCTGGCAACGGGAAAGGCAAGAAATGA
- a CDS encoding molybdopterin cofactor-binding domain-containing protein — protein sequence MFSWVFHSFIDELAHAGGRDPIAFRLELLGDKDVIPGTGERGQPYSVSRMRNVLKEVAERSGWGKRSFKRGQGAGVAFHFSHRGYVAEVAEVTVSRDGKLTVDRVVVVTDIGAQIVNLSGAENQVQGSVIDGLSTLLYPELDIEGGRVVQSNFHEYGLLRMPDTPTQIDIHFLKTDYPVTGLGEPVLPPLAPAVCNAIFAATGKRVRQLPLAKTDLSWS from the coding sequence GTGTTTTCCTGGGTGTTCCACAGCTTCATCGACGAGCTGGCCCATGCAGGCGGGCGCGATCCGATCGCCTTCCGCCTGGAGCTGCTGGGCGACAAGGATGTGATTCCGGGCACCGGAGAACGTGGACAGCCGTACAGCGTCAGCCGCATGCGCAATGTGCTGAAGGAAGTGGCCGAGCGCTCGGGCTGGGGCAAGCGCAGCTTCAAACGCGGCCAGGGTGCCGGCGTTGCCTTCCACTTCAGCCACCGTGGCTACGTGGCGGAAGTGGCCGAGGTCACGGTGTCGCGCGATGGCAAGCTGACCGTCGACCGTGTCGTGGTGGTGACCGACATCGGCGCCCAGATCGTCAACCTGAGCGGCGCGGAAAACCAGGTGCAGGGTTCGGTGATCGATGGCCTGTCGACCTTGCTATACCCGGAACTGGACATCGAAGGCGGCCGCGTAGTGCAGAGCAACTTCCACGAATACGGCCTGCTGCGCATGCCGGACACGCCGACGCAGATCGACATCCACTTCCTGAAGACCGACTACCCGGTCACGGGACTCGGCGAACCGGTGTTGCCGCCGCTGGCGCCGGCTGTCTGCAACGCGATCTTCGCCGCCACGGGAAAACGCGTGCGCCAGCTGCCGCTCGCCAAAACCGACCTGAGCTGGAGCTGA
- a CDS encoding response regulator, with product MPVDSVTIGARRAQFMSLIGLAATTMLALLAAWLAGDVLIVQRVRKLMDTARRIAAGELDARSGIPYEREEIGRLAEALDEMAATLQKKKEAARGLAERELRAADQRKDEFSAMLAHELRNPLAPISTGAHLLKLLHSDNAQITQTCAIIARQVEHMTGLVDDLLDVSRVTRGLVSLSTGVLDLRRVIDDAAEQIRPLISTRRHTVLLDLPPEPATVKGDHKRLVQVIANLLNNANKYTPEGGRIELRLFSEGGEHVVTVTDDGIGMEPQLVARVFDLFTQAERTPTARRADWAWAWRWPRAWSNCTAGKVEATSPGLGKGSTFTVRLPRHTRELPLIVAQTSGHGAAVKPLKVLLVDDNLDAAHTLQLFLRAAGHEVEIAYCGADAVDLARVFAPDVCLLDIGLPDFDGNELARRLRRLPQATGATLIAMTGYGRQQDRDAAQAAGFDHYMVKPVNTVQLSDLLAEAAEAQHPR from the coding sequence GTGCCGGTCGACAGCGTGACGATCGGCGCGCGCCGCGCCCAGTTCATGTCCCTGATCGGCCTGGCCGCCACCACCATGCTGGCCCTGCTGGCGGCCTGGCTGGCCGGCGACGTGCTGATCGTGCAGCGGGTGAGGAAGCTCATGGACACGGCGCGCCGCATCGCCGCCGGCGAACTCGATGCGCGCTCGGGCATCCCCTACGAACGCGAAGAGATCGGCCGCCTGGCCGAGGCGCTCGACGAGATGGCGGCCACGCTGCAGAAGAAGAAGGAAGCGGCGCGCGGCCTGGCCGAGCGCGAGCTGCGCGCGGCCGACCAGCGCAAGGATGAATTCTCGGCGATGCTCGCACACGAGCTGCGCAACCCGCTGGCGCCGATCAGCACCGGCGCCCACCTGTTGAAGCTCCTGCACTCGGATAACGCCCAGATCACCCAGACCTGCGCCATCATCGCGCGCCAGGTCGAACACATGACGGGCCTGGTCGACGACCTGCTCGATGTCTCGCGCGTGACCCGCGGCCTGGTCTCGCTGTCGACCGGGGTGCTCGACCTGCGCCGCGTCATCGACGACGCCGCCGAACAGATCCGGCCGCTGATCTCGACGCGCCGCCACACCGTGCTGCTCGACCTGCCGCCGGAGCCGGCCACGGTCAAGGGCGACCACAAGCGCCTGGTGCAGGTGATCGCCAACCTGCTCAACAACGCCAACAAGTACACGCCCGAGGGCGGCCGCATCGAGCTGCGCCTGTTCAGCGAAGGGGGCGAGCATGTGGTGACCGTCACCGACGACGGCATCGGCATGGAGCCGCAGCTGGTGGCGCGCGTGTTCGACCTGTTCACCCAGGCCGAGCGCACCCCGACCGCTCGCAGGGCGGACTGGGCCTGGGCCTGGCGCTGGCCAAGAGCCTGGTCGAACTGCACGGCCGGTAAGGTAGAGGCGACCAGTCCGGGCCTGGGCAAGGGCAGCACCTTCACCGTGCGCCTGCCGCGCCACACCCGGGAACTGCCTTTGATCGTGGCGCAAACCTCGGGCCACGGCGCCGCCGTCAAACCGCTGAAGGTGCTGCTGGTGGACGACAACCTCGACGCCGCCCATACGCTGCAGCTGTTCCTGCGCGCGGCCGGCCACGAAGTCGAAATCGCCTATTGCGGCGCCGACGCCGTCGACCTGGCCCGGGTGTTCGCCCCCGACGTCTGCCTGCTCGACATCGGCCTGCCCGACTTCGATGGCAACGAGCTGGCACGGCGCCTGCGTCGCCTGCCGCAGGCCACCGGTGCGACCCTGATCGCGATGACCGGCTACGGCCGCCAGCAGGACCGCGACGCCGCCCAGGCGGCAGGCTTCGACCACTACATGGTCAAGCCGGTCAATACCGTGCAGCTGTCGGACCTGCTGGCCGAGGCGGCCGAGGCCCAGCACCCGCGGTAA
- a CDS encoding cation:proton antiporter: protein MDSMDVVLAMLLAVIGSGYLVRLLPFGLPLPLVQIALGAIIAGVFKHGVTLDPELFFVLFLPPLLFLDGWRIPKVGLFRDKGTILELALGLVVFTVVGAGFLIHWLVPGMPLAVAFALAAIVAPTDPVALSAITARVPVPRRLMHILEGESLLNDASGLVCFRFAVAAAMTGSFSLATASLTFLWVALAGVACGVGVTLAISFAQRVAAKPRRRRARLADPW, encoded by the coding sequence ATGGATTCGATGGACGTGGTGCTGGCCATGCTGCTGGCCGTGATCGGAAGCGGGTATCTCGTGCGCCTGCTGCCCTTCGGCCTGCCCCTGCCCCTGGTCCAGATCGCGCTCGGCGCCATCATCGCCGGCGTCTTCAAGCACGGCGTCACGCTCGACCCCGAACTCTTCTTCGTGCTCTTCCTGCCACCCCTGCTCTTTCTCGACGGCTGGCGCATCCCCAAGGTGGGCCTGTTCCGCGACAAGGGCACCATCCTTGAACTGGCCCTGGGCCTGGTGGTCTTTACCGTGGTCGGCGCGGGCTTCCTGATCCACTGGCTGGTACCAGGCATGCCGCTCGCCGTTGCCTTCGCCCTGGCCGCCATCGTCGCCCCGACCGATCCGGTGGCCCTGTCCGCGATCACGGCGCGCGTTCCCGTGCCGCGCCGCCTGATGCACATCCTCGAGGGCGAATCCCTGCTCAACGATGCCAGCGGCCTGGTGTGCTTCCGCTTTGCCGTCGCCGCCGCCATGACCGGCAGCTTCTCGCTGGCGACGGCTTCGCTGACCTTCCTGTGGGTGGCGCTGGCCGGGGTGGCGTGCGGGGTCGGCGTCACGCTCGCCATCTCCTTCGCGCAGCGCGTGGCCGCCAAACCGCGTCGGCGAAGAGCCCGGCTCGCCGATCCCTGGTGA
- a CDS encoding xanthine dehydrogenase family protein molybdopterin-binding subunit, with product MHPSGLLAAPTAGSPAAGADASFAPNVFIRIDRKGIVTPVSKQPEIGQGIKTSLPMVIAEELEIDWRDVRIVQGDLDPAYGSQGAGGSTSTPTNYNDFHRLGATARTMLVQAAAQTWGVPASECSAAHGAVLHGPSKRKLGYGALVPAARELALPDAAAVQLKDPSTYTLLGTRIGGVDNAAIVSGKPLFGIDVQLPGMLYAVYAKCPVFGGKPVSANLDAVKALPGVKDAFIVEGTANLNGLRPGVAIVATSTWAAFKARRALAVQWDEGAGSTHSWAGFTAQAQAAAGKPGATVLRQDGDVQAALQGAARTVAASYSYPFISHASMEPQNCTAWFKPGSAGEAGQLELWAPTQNPGAGQALVSTTFGIPKDNIVLHIIRSGGGFGRRLSSDFIVEAAAIAQKVGAPVKLTWTREDDLQHDHFRAGASTTCAAASMRKASWWPGTTTSSPSPTASSARARASCNRAAAARCRATSFRAAGWPTACWNRPRSNAASRWDRGAHRAAMCFPGCSTASSTSWPMQAGAIRSPSAWSCWATRM from the coding sequence ATGCACCCCTCCGGCCTGCTGGCCGCACCGACCGCCGGCTCGCCCGCAGCCGGCGCCGATGCTTCCTTCGCACCGAACGTCTTCATCCGCATCGACCGCAAGGGCATCGTCACCCCGGTGTCGAAACAGCCCGAAATCGGCCAGGGCATCAAGACCTCGCTGCCGATGGTGATCGCCGAGGAACTCGAGATCGACTGGCGCGACGTGCGCATCGTCCAGGGCGACCTCGACCCGGCCTACGGCAGCCAGGGCGCCGGCGGCTCGACCTCGACCCCGACCAACTACAACGACTTCCACCGCCTCGGCGCCACCGCGCGAACGATGCTGGTGCAGGCCGCGGCCCAGACCTGGGGCGTGCCCGCGAGCGAATGCAGCGCCGCGCATGGTGCCGTCCTGCACGGCCCGAGCAAGCGCAAGCTCGGCTACGGCGCCCTGGTGCCTGCGGCCAGGGAGCTCGCCTTGCCCGACGCCGCCGCCGTCCAGCTGAAGGATCCGTCCACCTACACCCTGCTGGGAACGCGCATCGGCGGTGTCGACAATGCGGCCATCGTCAGCGGCAAGCCGCTGTTCGGCATCGACGTGCAACTGCCCGGCATGCTGTACGCGGTCTACGCGAAGTGCCCGGTATTCGGCGGCAAGCCGGTGAGCGCCAATCTCGACGCCGTGAAAGCCCTGCCGGGCGTGAAGGACGCCTTCATCGTCGAAGGCACGGCCAACCTGAACGGCCTGCGCCCGGGCGTGGCGATCGTCGCCACCTCGACCTGGGCCGCGTTCAAGGCGCGCCGCGCGCTCGCCGTGCAGTGGGACGAAGGCGCGGGCAGCACCCACAGCTGGGCCGGCTTCACGGCCCAGGCGCAGGCGGCCGCCGGCAAGCCCGGCGCCACGGTCCTGCGCCAGGATGGCGACGTGCAGGCCGCCCTGCAGGGCGCAGCCAGGACGGTCGCGGCCAGCTACAGCTATCCCTTCATCTCGCACGCGAGCATGGAGCCGCAGAACTGCACGGCATGGTTCAAGCCGGGTTCGGCTGGCGAAGCGGGCCAGCTGGAACTGTGGGCGCCGACCCAGAACCCGGGCGCCGGCCAGGCCCTGGTCAGCACGACCTTCGGCATCCCGAAGGACAACATCGTGCTGCACATCATTCGCAGCGGCGGCGGCTTCGGCCGGCGCCTGAGTTCCGACTTCATCGTCGAGGCGGCCGCGATCGCGCAGAAGGTGGGCGCGCCAGTGAAACTCACCTGGACCCGCGAAGACGACCTGCAGCACGACCATTTCCGCGCCGGGGCTTCCACCACCTGCGCGGCGGCCTCGATGCGCAAGGCAAGCTGGTGGCCTGGCACAACCACTTCGTCACCTTCGCCAACCGCGTCGAGCGCGAGGGCAAGAGCATCCTGCAACCGGGCAGCGGCGGCTCGCTGTCGGGCGACGAGTTTCCGGGCCGCTGGCTGGCCAACTGCCTGCTGGAACAGACCGCGCTCGAATGCCGCATCCCGATGGGACCGTGGCGCGCACCGGGCAGCAATGTGTTTTCCTGGGTGTTCCACAGCTTCATCGACGAGCTGGCCCATGCAGGCGGGCGCGATCCGATCGCCTTCCGCCTGGAGCTGCTGGGCGACAAGGATGTGA